The Acidobacteriaceae bacterium nucleotide sequence CCGCACCGGCTACAAGGCACTGCCTGCGCGTTTTGTCATCAACGTGGACCATCACCTTTCCGGCCGTGCCTTCGCCGACCTGAACTGGATTGACCCCGAAGCTCCTGCTGTCGGCGCCATGGTGTACGAGATCGCAGTCGCCTCCGGCAAGCCGATCACCGCTGCCATGGCAACCTGCCTCTACACCGCGGTGCTTACCGATACCGGCGGCTTCCTCTACTCCAGCACCACAGCGTCCACCTTTGCGCTGGCCGAGCATCTCCTGCTAGCCGGAGCAGACGCCCACGGCGTCACCCAGTCCATCTACTTCTCCACACCGCAGAGCAAGATGCGGCTGCTGGGAAAAGTGCTGGAACGCATGAAGATTCAGAACACCGTTGCCTGGAGCTGGGTCACCCAGCAGGACATGAACGACGCCGGGGCCTCGCTTGAGGACTGCGAAGGCATCGTGAATTACCTGATTGGTATGGCCGACGTCTGCGCTGCGGTCTTCCTCCGCGAACAGCCCGAAGGCGGCGATTTCCGCCTCAGTCTGCGCAGTAAGAGCAACGTCGATGTGGCCGAAGTGGCCTCCCGCTTCTCCGGCGGCGGACACCGCAACGCCTCCGGCGGAACGGTGGCAGGGCCCCCTGGATCTGGCCGTCAGCCGCGTGGTCGGAGCCTTGGAGCAGGCCTGCGTTGCGACGGTTGGCTAACTCGTTCGGCATCCACATTTCCCTGATCTGATAGCCTAGGGTCGGCTTTCTTCGGAAATGCCCAACAGCCACCGCACGCACCAGCGGAGTTTTCCGCTGCGGCACGGGGCCGATTGCCAGAACAAATTTTGAGTTTTTACACCCAAACCGCAAGCGATGCCCACAGCGATGCGCCTGGTGGACGACGACCGCTGCTACGCGCAGTCTTTTCGCGATTGAAGCCGGCGTACCTTCGCCGGATGCTGCGTACCTCGCCCGGCCGCACTTTCTCTGAGTTCCTGATCCTGCTGCTGGTAGCGGGTTACTTCCTCTGCTTTGGCCTTGTCCCCTACATCGGTGGAGATCAGCTTGGGCTGGTCGGAGCCGATGAGCCTCGCTACGCCCAGATCGCGCGCGAGATGCTCGAGGCGCACTCCGAAGACTGCCATGAGGTGCACGCGCGGGTCATTCCGAACTCGCTGCGCCCCAGCAAGCTCCACGCCAGCTACGTCTGCCTCGTTGGCGGAACGATTACACCGATCCTCTACGGCAAGCCGTGGCTGGAGAAGCCTGCGCTCTACTACTGGCGCGCGATGGGCTTCTTCAAGGAGTTTGGTGTCTCCGACTGGTCGGCCCGCTTGCCGTCGACCTCTGTCGCAGCCGGTCTGCTCATCCTCGCCTTCCTGCATCTCCGACGATTCCGACCCGGAGGCCACCTCGACGCCGCGCTCATCATGGCCTCCGCCGTCGCCATTGTGGCTTTTGCGAGGGGCGCGTCTACGGACATGCAGTTAGCTGCACCGTTCTGTATAGGAATGCTCGGTTGGTACGCATGGTACGAAACCGGGCGAAAATTCTGGCTCTTCGATCTTTACTTCTTCAGCGCGTTTGCCACGCTGGCGAAGGGCCCGGTCGCACCGTTCATGGCGCTGTGCATCATCTGCCTCTTCCTCGGCCTGCGGCGTGAGTGGTCGGCGCTGCGCCGCACCATCTGGATCCCCGGCATCCTGCTGTATCTGGCGATGGTGCTGCCCTGGTACATCGCGGTCCAACGACGCAACCCCAGCTTCTTCCGTGAGTTCTTCCTGCAGCACAATCTGGAACGCTACACGTCGAACCTGTACCAGCATCACCAGCCGTTCTACTACTATCTGGTCGTGCTGATCCTCGGCCTGATGCCCTGGACCGCGCTCTCGTTCCGCGCTCTCGCCGACAGCTTCTCGAACTCGATCACCGAGTGGAAGGTGCGCAACAACCCGAAGCGCTACGTCGGCCACGTCCGCGCAGGCGATGCCTTCCCCGAGTTCCTGGTCCTCTGGGCGCTCTTCCCCATCGTCTTCTTCTCGTTCTCCGGCTCCAAGCTTCCGGGTTACGTGCTGCCGGCCATCCCGCCGCTGGCGATTCTTACGGGCGATTACCTCTTCCGCATCCGGCGTATTGGCATCCCGGACTGGCTGCTGCACATGCACGCTGCGTTCACGAGCATCCTGACGTTCGTCATCCTGCTCTGCCCGCAGTACATGATCTACCAGCGCATCGTGCCGCAGCCCCGCTACCTGGTCACGGCGCTCGCCGGAGCCCTCTGCGCGTACTCGCTGATCGTGATCGTGACCAAGCGCTACGGTGTGGCCCGCCTGCGCACCGTCACGCTGATCCCGCTGGCACTGCTGCTCTTCTTCCTGCTGTTTGTAAACGGCCGCCTGCTCGACCTGAACTACTCTGCCCGCCCGCTGGCGCAGCAGATCGCCGCGGCCGCACCCAACGAAACCCTCGTTGCGATCCCGGACGTAAGCGGCGCCACCGACGTTGAGCACAAAGATCCTGCGATGATGCCCTTCGGCGTACATCGCGACATCTTCTACGGCCTGGCGTTCTACCGTAATCAGCCCATCATCAGCTACTCGCAGAACGGTATCCCGACGGAGTCGCACGTTCTTGTGCTGCCACTGCGCGAAGTCGTGAACCTGCCCCAGTTGCTGCCGGACCGCGTGTATCAGCCGCTCTTCGTCTTCGAGACGCGGGGGCTGGCTGTGTACCGTGTCTATGCGGCCAACTAGCCTGCGATGCGTCGCCCGTAGATACTGCTAAGACGCATGCCTGAAGCTTCTCAACTCGAAATCCTGGACGTTCGCAGTTTCTCCGGCCCGCAGCTTGCCCCGCTGCTGCGCGATGAAGCCGCACGCTGGCAACGACGCCTGCGCTGGGATTACGTGCAGGCCATCAACCTGCTGCTCGAGTATCTGGACGGCCGCGTGCTACCCGGCTTAGTGGCGCTCCGCAAAGAT carries:
- a CDS encoding bifunctional oligoribonuclease/PAP phosphatase NrnA — encoded protein: MDSIRTQSIAAILAALDQRETFLVTSHARPDGDAIGSSLALMHLLDSMGKTVYACFSDPIPHAYERVPGVKRIQRELPSEPVDCAILLECDAVPRTGYKALPARFVINVDHHLSGRAFADLNWIDPEAPAVGAMVYEIAVASGKPITAAMATCLYTAVLTDTGGFLYSSTTASTFALAEHLLLAGADAHGVTQSIYFSTPQSKMRLLGKVLERMKIQNTVAWSWVTQQDMNDAGASLEDCEGIVNYLIGMADVCAAVFLREQPEGGDFRLSLRSKSNVDVAEVASRFSGGGHRNASGGTVAGPPGSGRQPRGRSLGAGLRCDGWLTRSASTFP
- a CDS encoding glycosyltransferase family 39 protein; translated protein: MLRTSPGRTFSEFLILLLVAGYFLCFGLVPYIGGDQLGLVGADEPRYAQIAREMLEAHSEDCHEVHARVIPNSLRPSKLHASYVCLVGGTITPILYGKPWLEKPALYYWRAMGFFKEFGVSDWSARLPSTSVAAGLLILAFLHLRRFRPGGHLDAALIMASAVAIVAFARGASTDMQLAAPFCIGMLGWYAWYETGRKFWLFDLYFFSAFATLAKGPVAPFMALCIICLFLGLRREWSALRRTIWIPGILLYLAMVLPWYIAVQRRNPSFFREFFLQHNLERYTSNLYQHHQPFYYYLVVLILGLMPWTALSFRALADSFSNSITEWKVRNNPKRYVGHVRAGDAFPEFLVLWALFPIVFFSFSGSKLPGYVLPAIPPLAILTGDYLFRIRRIGIPDWLLHMHAAFTSILTFVILLCPQYMIYQRIVPQPRYLVTALAGALCAYSLIVIVTKRYGVARLRTVTLIPLALLLFFLLFVNGRLLDLNYSARPLAQQIAAAAPNETLVAIPDVSGATDVEHKDPAMMPFGVHRDIFYGLAFYRNQPIISYSQNGIPTESHVLVLPLREVVNLPQLLPDRVYQPLFVFETRGLAVYRVYAAN